The Verrucomicrobiia bacterium genome window below encodes:
- a CDS encoding Eco57I restriction-modification methylase domain-containing protein produces the protein MRNSGYNPDVLSCLANLSSDEVFTPPQLANDILDQLPPELWCDKNTRFLDPFCKSGVFLREITKRLLVGLEKQIPDQQKRLNHILQNQVFGIAITELTALLSRRSVYCSKTANGKYSVCDSFDDKAGNIRFKPGEHTWNNGRCDYCGASKDAYDRGGELEVHAYEFIHTEKPEKIFDMKFDVVIGNPPYQLSDEGAGASASPIYHLFVEQAKKLNPRFLSMIIPARWYAGGKGLDDFRAAMLADRRISRLVDYPVASDVFPGVKLNGGVCYFLWERDWAGDCQITTRMSGAEDSMVRSLGQFDIFVRFNKGISILQKVLAKNYASLSEQVLSRKPFGLDTQQRPSSKGDVTLYANKSVGKIDKAAIPQSKEIIGKWKVLLSMAYGEGGEAREYPRMIIGRPIVAAPPSACTETYIVAGAYSSRIEAENLASFLRTKFVRLLIALRKNTQHITKDRFAFVPSLPMTKEWTDKTLWAHFGLAEEEVAFIESIVRPMEVDDE, from the coding sequence ATGAGAAATAGCGGCTACAATCCCGATGTCCTGAGTTGCCTCGCGAACTTAAGCAGCGACGAAGTTTTTACACCGCCACAACTGGCCAATGACATCTTGGACCAGCTTCCGCCGGAACTTTGGTGCGACAAAAATACTCGCTTTCTGGATCCGTTTTGCAAATCAGGCGTGTTCCTGCGTGAGATCACCAAGCGGCTGCTCGTGGGATTGGAGAAGCAGATTCCGGATCAACAAAAGCGGCTCAATCACATTCTCCAGAATCAAGTTTTCGGCATCGCCATTACAGAATTGACCGCGCTGCTGTCCCGCCGCTCGGTCTACTGCTCCAAGACTGCAAACGGGAAGTATTCCGTTTGCGATTCGTTTGATGACAAGGCGGGCAACATCCGGTTCAAGCCCGGGGAACACACTTGGAATAACGGTCGTTGTGATTATTGCGGCGCCAGCAAAGACGCCTACGACCGCGGCGGTGAACTCGAAGTCCACGCTTACGAATTTATCCACACCGAAAAGCCGGAGAAGATTTTTGATATGAAATTTGATGTCGTGATTGGCAACCCGCCATACCAGTTAAGCGATGAAGGAGCAGGGGCAAGCGCGTCCCCAATTTACCATCTGTTTGTAGAGCAGGCGAAAAAACTTAATCCGCGTTTTTTGTCGATGATTATCCCGGCTCGCTGGTATGCCGGCGGCAAAGGCTTGGACGACTTTCGAGCAGCAATGCTCGCGGATAGACGAATTTCACGCTTGGTTGATTATCCAGTAGCATCTGATGTCTTTCCTGGGGTCAAACTAAATGGTGGAGTGTGCTATTTCCTATGGGAGCGCGACTGGGCTGGTGATTGCCAGATCACGACGAGGATGAGTGGGGCCGAGGATTCCATGGTGAGAAGCTTGGGGCAATTCGACATTTTCGTCCGCTTTAACAAGGGCATATCCATCCTTCAAAAGGTTTTAGCGAAAAATTATGCCAGTCTTAGCGAGCAGGTCTTGTCCAGAAAGCCATTTGGGCTGGATACACAGCAGCGGCCATCCAGCAAAGGTGATGTAACGCTCTATGCAAACAAGAGCGTTGGAAAAATTGACAAAGCTGCCATTCCTCAATCCAAGGAAATAATCGGGAAATGGAAGGTTCTGCTCTCAATGGCCTACGGCGAAGGCGGGGAAGCACGCGAATATCCCAGGATGATCATTGGCCGTCCAATCGTTGCGGCTCCCCCAAGCGCTTGCACTGAAACATACATAGTTGCCGGAGCGTATAGCTCGAGAATCGAAGCAGAAAACTTGGCCAGCTTTCTGAGAACGAAGTTCGTGCGCTTGCTGATCGCTCTTCGGAAGAATACTCAGCACATTACAAAAGACCGTTTCGCCTTCGTGCCTTCGCTCCCCATGACGAAGGAATGGACGGACAAAACTCTCTGGGCGCATTTCGGACTTGCGGAAGAGGAGGTTGCCTTCATTGAGTCCATCGTTCGTCCAATGGAGGTGGACGATGAATAA
- a CDS encoding DNA methyltransferase, giving the protein MASSIVSKQRVSDHGEVLTGTREVNAMLDLVKQETERIESRFLEPACGNGNFLAEILERKLRVVEARYARSQLDYERKAVLAVTSIYGIDILEDNVIQCRARLFAIFDGRYTARFKKSARDECRDAVKYILERNIIHGDALSLRMVGPANYPIIFSEWSAPFDNSLLKRRDYTFSELLQDAEGKQPNLFITEEYSDLGHRAFIPKELTSYPPIHFLKVREHEK; this is encoded by the coding sequence ATGGCGAGTTCCATCGTTTCCAAGCAAAGAGTCTCCGACCACGGCGAGGTGTTGACCGGCACACGCGAGGTCAACGCCATGCTTGATTTGGTCAAGCAGGAGACGGAACGGATTGAATCCCGGTTTCTCGAACCCGCCTGCGGCAACGGCAATTTTCTCGCGGAGATTTTGGAGCGGAAGTTGCGCGTCGTTGAAGCCCGCTACGCCAGAAGCCAGTTGGACTACGAGCGCAAGGCGGTGCTGGCCGTTACCTCCATCTACGGCATAGACATTCTGGAGGACAACGTCATCCAATGTCGCGCCCGGCTTTTCGCCATCTTCGACGGGCGATACACCGCACGTTTCAAGAAGTCGGCCAGGGATGAATGTCGCGACGCGGTCAAATACATCCTTGAGCGGAACATTATTCACGGCGACGCACTGTCGCTGAGGATGGTTGGCCCGGCGAATTACCCGATCATCTTTTCCGAGTGGTCTGCGCCCTTCGACAACAGCCTGCTCAAGCGGCGGGACTACACGTTCTCTGAATTGCTTCAGGACGCTGAAGGTAAGCAGCCGAACCTGTTCATCACCGAAGAATACTCTGACTTGGGCCACCGGGCTTTCATCCCCAAGGAACTGACCAGCTACCCGCCCATCCACTTCCTCAAGGTGCGTGAACATGAGAAATAG
- a CDS encoding Gfo/Idh/MocA family oxidoreductase, producing the protein MNKTTPLSRRSFLKTAGLAALAAPFVTSCLMRRSVSGTVRHASFGAGGMAWADLTEIAKCPNVEIVAVCDVDLDRTANARKQFPKARIYQDWRELLDREARNIDSVNVSTPDHMHAPIAVSAMQLGKHVYGQKPLAHELYEVRRMTEIARRERVVTQMGIQIHSSSYYRTAVRLLRSGVIGKVKEVHSWCPKSWGDFAPRPDREDPVPANFAWDLWLGVCAARPFIGDQYYHPSNWRKRLDFGTGTLGDMGCHIFDPVFEGLGLAAPISVRSEGPAPNEWNWALNGKVVYTFAGTPHTATDTLHVTWYDGTSKLPAEVVALLEGDEAPHTGSIFIGTEGVMALPHYSRPLLYPDAKYATYPFPEIGENNHWGQFVEACRGNGKTTADFTYAGPLTEAILLGCVASRFPQTTIEWNARALKFSLAEANHFIRREYRKGWAIKGL; encoded by the coding sequence ATGAACAAAACCACCCCTCTCTCGCGTCGTTCCTTCCTCAAAACCGCCGGCCTCGCCGCCCTGGCCGCGCCGTTCGTCACCAGTTGCCTGATGCGCCGGTCCGTCAGCGGCACCGTGCGCCACGCGAGCTTTGGCGCAGGCGGAATGGCGTGGGCGGACCTGACGGAAATCGCCAAATGCCCGAACGTCGAAATCGTGGCGGTGTGCGACGTGGACCTCGACCGCACGGCGAACGCGCGCAAGCAGTTTCCCAAAGCGCGGATTTACCAGGACTGGCGCGAACTGCTCGACCGGGAGGCCCGGAACATCGATTCCGTGAACGTTTCCACGCCCGACCACATGCACGCGCCCATCGCCGTCAGCGCGATGCAGCTCGGCAAGCATGTTTACGGGCAGAAACCGCTGGCCCATGAGCTTTACGAAGTGCGGCGCATGACGGAAATCGCCCGACGCGAACGCGTCGTCACGCAGATGGGCATTCAGATTCATTCCTCGTCGTATTACCGCACCGCGGTGCGGCTGTTGCGCAGCGGTGTGATCGGCAAGGTCAAGGAGGTCCATTCCTGGTGCCCGAAATCGTGGGGCGACTTTGCTCCCCGGCCCGACCGCGAGGACCCGGTGCCAGCGAACTTCGCATGGGATTTGTGGCTGGGCGTCTGTGCGGCACGGCCGTTCATTGGCGACCAGTATTATCATCCGTCCAACTGGCGCAAACGGCTGGACTTCGGCACCGGCACGCTCGGCGACATGGGCTGCCACATCTTCGACCCGGTGTTTGAAGGACTCGGCCTCGCCGCGCCCATTTCCGTCCGCTCGGAAGGCCCGGCGCCGAACGAATGGAACTGGGCGCTGAACGGCAAGGTGGTTTACACTTTTGCCGGCACACCCCACACCGCCACGGACACGCTGCACGTCACGTGGTATGACGGCACGTCGAAGCTGCCGGCCGAAGTCGTCGCCCTGCTCGAAGGCGACGAAGCCCCGCATACCGGCTCGATTTTCATCGGCACCGAAGGCGTGATGGCGCTGCCGCATTACAGCCGGCCGCTGCTCTATCCGGATGCCAAATATGCGACCTATCCGTTTCCCGAAATCGGCGAGAACAATCACTGGGGCCAGTTCGTGGAAGCCTGCCGCGGAAACGGCAAAACCACGGCGGATTTCACCTATGCCGGCCCGCTCACGGAAGCCATCCTGCTGGGCTGCGTCGCCTCGCGATTCCCGCAAACCACCATCGAATGGAATGCGCGGGCGTTGAAATTCTCGCTCGCGGAAGCCAATCACTTCATCCGCCGCGAATACCGGAAAGGTTGGGCGATCAAGGGGCTGTAG
- a CDS encoding DNA topoisomerase IV subunit A: MSAAKKKNSSQPELPIPGSPQTNGNGDHVVAEEAPAVVHRPFAPDKIELPLHRRVDKGFLEYASYVIRDRAIPALADGLKPVQRRILWALHRTDDGRFTKVANVVGDTMKFHPHGDASIGDALVVLTNKRYLIEGQGNFGNIYTGDPAAAPRYIECRLTELARTELFNDEITEFVPSYDGRNKEPVAFPSKLPLTLMLGTEGIAVGMSSRILPHNFPELLQAQINILKKQPFKCLPDFATGGLMDARDYQDGKGSVKVRAKIKEKDESTVVIKEIPPTTTTESLIASIEDAARKGKIKIKSINDFTSEEVEIEVKAPSGVSAEQLTDALYAFTGCEVTIASRIVVIRDNRPVEMTVSEVLEANTAQLVEILRRELELRQKQLEDELHFRTLERIFIEERIYKLIEKCKTNEAVVAAVYEGFKPFRRQMVRDLTDPDVDRLLQVRIRRISLFDINKHREELEATKADLAETQKHLKNVVKYTIGHLEVLLEKYGPLYPRLTTKSARHEAVDVKAVAAKAFKVSYDRQSGYVGYKVNGDEFKLECTKFDKVLLVFKDGTYKVTELPEKLFVGPELFYSGLPDRDRVFTCAYTDRQASYLKRFTFGGTILNKAYACIPEKSRILYFAPDTPKILYIRYKPAPHQKINQQTCDPNEIEVKGPKTRGRQLSIKDISSLTPEPTRGWDDSATTTKILFV, translated from the coding sequence ATGAGCGCAGCAAAGAAAAAAAATTCCAGCCAGCCCGAGTTGCCGATCCCCGGCAGCCCGCAGACCAACGGCAACGGCGACCACGTGGTGGCTGAGGAGGCCCCCGCGGTCGTGCACCGGCCGTTTGCGCCCGACAAAATCGAACTGCCGCTGCACCGGCGCGTGGACAAGGGCTTCCTCGAATACGCCTCCTACGTCATCCGCGACCGTGCCATCCCGGCGCTGGCGGATGGCTTGAAGCCCGTTCAACGCCGCATTCTTTGGGCGTTGCATCGCACGGATGACGGCCGGTTCACCAAGGTGGCAAACGTCGTCGGCGACACGATGAAGTTCCATCCGCACGGCGACGCGTCCATTGGCGATGCGCTGGTGGTGCTCACGAACAAGCGTTACCTGATCGAGGGGCAGGGGAATTTCGGCAACATTTACACCGGCGATCCCGCGGCCGCGCCGCGTTACATCGAATGCCGGCTGACCGAGCTGGCGCGCACGGAGCTGTTCAACGACGAGATCACGGAGTTCGTGCCCAGCTACGACGGGCGCAACAAGGAGCCGGTGGCGTTTCCGTCCAAGCTGCCCCTGACGCTGATGCTCGGCACGGAAGGCATCGCGGTCGGCATGTCGTCGCGGATTCTGCCGCACAATTTTCCCGAACTGCTCCAGGCGCAGATCAACATCCTGAAGAAGCAGCCGTTCAAGTGCCTGCCGGATTTTGCCACCGGCGGCCTGATGGATGCGAGGGATTATCAGGATGGCAAAGGCAGCGTGAAGGTGCGCGCCAAGATCAAGGAGAAGGACGAATCCACCGTCGTCATCAAGGAAATCCCGCCGACCACGACGACCGAGTCGCTGATCGCCTCCATCGAGGACGCGGCACGCAAGGGCAAGATCAAGATCAAGTCCATCAACGATTTCACCTCCGAGGAGGTGGAGATCGAGGTCAAGGCGCCCAGCGGCGTGAGCGCCGAGCAACTCACCGATGCGCTTTACGCCTTCACCGGCTGCGAAGTCACCATCGCCAGCCGCATCGTCGTCATCCGGGACAACCGCCCGGTCGAAATGACCGTGAGCGAGGTGCTGGAGGCGAATACGGCGCAGTTGGTGGAGATTCTCCGGCGCGAACTGGAGCTCAGACAAAAGCAGCTCGAAGACGAACTCCATTTCCGCACGCTGGAACGCATCTTCATCGAGGAGCGCATCTACAAGCTCATCGAGAAGTGCAAGACGAACGAGGCCGTCGTGGCCGCGGTTTACGAGGGTTTCAAGCCGTTCCGGCGGCAGATGGTGCGGGACTTGACCGATCCCGACGTGGACCGCCTGTTACAGGTGCGCATCCGGCGCATTTCGCTGTTCGATATCAACAAGCACCGCGAGGAGCTCGAAGCGACCAAGGCCGACCTGGCCGAGACACAAAAGCATCTCAAGAACGTGGTGAAATACACCATCGGCCATCTGGAGGTGCTGCTCGAAAAATACGGTCCGCTTTATCCGCGGCTCACCACCAAGTCCGCCCGGCACGAGGCGGTGGACGTGAAGGCCGTGGCGGCGAAGGCGTTCAAGGTCAGCTACGACCGCCAGAGCGGCTACGTGGGCTACAAGGTGAACGGCGACGAGTTCAAGCTGGAGTGCACCAAGTTCGACAAGGTGCTGCTCGTGTTCAAGGACGGAACCTACAAGGTCACCGAACTGCCGGAGAAGCTGTTCGTTGGCCCCGAGCTGTTCTACTCCGGCTTGCCGGATCGCGATCGTGTCTTTACCTGCGCCTATACCGACCGGCAGGCAAGCTACCTGAAGCGCTTCACCTTCGGCGGCACGATTCTGAACAAGGCCTATGCGTGCATTCCGGAGAAATCGCGCATCCTGTATTTCGCGCCCGACACGCCGAAGATTCTCTACATCCGCTACAAGCCGGCCCCGCACCAGAAGATCAACCAGCAGACCTGCGACCCGAACGAGATCGAGGTCAAAGGCCCGAAGACGCGCGGCCGTCAACTCTCGATCAAGGACATCAGCTCCCTGACGCCCGAGCCGACGCGCGGTTGGGACGACAGCGCCACGACGACGAAGATCCTGTTTGTGTGA
- a CDS encoding DUF1080 domain-containing protein: MKQTLVSTVIIHRMHEGSQPIRLRTLLMKTPALSVTLLLASSLAVLTGCRTSGPSASVANTPPPGFTALFNGTNLDGWWGADTEDPRGYLDLPPAAFQKKHDASLENIRQHWSVQHGELVNDGHGLFLTSDQFYGNFELLVDYQTVPLADSGIYLRGCPQVQIWDYTEQAKFKLGADKGSGALWNNSPGAPGKDPLVKADKPFGQWNHFRIMMVGSRVWVWLNGKQTVAGATMENYYNRKRPVPPRGPIQLQTHGGEIRWRNVFIRNIGSDEANRRLRGADPAGFQSVFDGTDFAGWQGPVDNYEVKDGALQCRAGKGGTIYTTAEFTNFVARLEFKLPPGGNNGLAIRYPGQGDTAYDGMCECQVLDDHYEKATGQTIDPRQAHGSAYGMVAAERGYQHPIGDWNYEEVTVNGPTLKVELNGTVILNADLSKVTEFMHNSPHPGKDRPSGHFGFAGHNDPVMFRNISIEPLP; the protein is encoded by the coding sequence TTGAAGCAAACACTAGTTTCCACCGTCATCATTCACCGCATGCACGAAGGCTCGCAACCCATCCGGCTTCGCACACTCCTGATGAAAACACCCGCCCTGTCCGTCACGCTGCTCCTGGCCAGTTCCCTCGCCGTCCTCACCGGCTGCCGGACGTCCGGCCCGTCGGCGAGCGTCGCCAACACGCCGCCGCCCGGGTTCACCGCGCTTTTCAACGGCACCAATCTCGACGGCTGGTGGGGCGCCGACACGGAGGATCCGCGCGGTTACCTGGACCTGCCGCCGGCGGCGTTTCAAAAAAAGCACGACGCCAGTCTGGAAAACATCCGCCAGCACTGGTCCGTGCAACACGGCGAGCTCGTGAACGACGGTCACGGCCTGTTTTTGACCTCGGACCAATTCTACGGCAATTTTGAACTGCTGGTGGACTACCAGACGGTGCCGCTCGCCGACAGTGGCATTTACCTGCGCGGCTGCCCGCAGGTGCAAATCTGGGATTACACCGAACAGGCGAAGTTCAAGCTCGGGGCGGACAAGGGTTCCGGCGCGCTCTGGAACAATTCGCCCGGCGCGCCCGGCAAGGATCCGCTCGTCAAGGCGGACAAGCCGTTCGGCCAGTGGAATCATTTCCGCATCATGATGGTCGGCTCGCGAGTCTGGGTCTGGCTGAACGGCAAACAAACGGTCGCCGGCGCCACGATGGAAAATTACTACAACCGCAAGCGCCCCGTGCCGCCGCGCGGACCGATTCAACTGCAAACCCACGGCGGGGAAATCCGCTGGCGCAACGTGTTCATCCGCAACATCGGCAGTGACGAAGCCAACCGCCGGCTGCGCGGCGCCGATCCGGCCGGGTTCCAATCTGTGTTCGACGGCACGGATTTCGCCGGCTGGCAGGGGCCGGTTGACAATTACGAGGTCAAGGATGGCGCCCTCCAGTGCCGCGCCGGCAAGGGCGGCACGATCTACACCACGGCGGAGTTCACCAACTTCGTGGCACGGCTGGAATTCAAGCTGCCGCCCGGCGGCAACAACGGCCTGGCCATTCGCTATCCCGGCCAGGGCGACACCGCCTACGACGGCATGTGCGAGTGTCAGGTGCTCGATGATCATTACGAAAAGGCCACCGGACAGACCATTGATCCGCGACAGGCGCATGGCTCGGCCTACGGCATGGTCGCGGCGGAACGGGGCTATCAACACCCCATCGGCGACTGGAATTACGAGGAGGTCACCGTCAACGGCCCGACCCTCAAGGTGGAGCTGAACGGCACCGTGATTCTCAACGCAGACTTGTCCAAGGTCACCGAGTTCATGCACAACAGTCCGCATCCCGGGAAGGATCGCCCGAGCGGCCACTTCGGTTTTGCCGGCCACAACGACCCCGTGATGTTCCGGAACATTTCCATCGAACCGCTCCCGTAA
- a CDS encoding Lrp/AsnC family transcriptional regulator — MDELLKILGANALESRENIARMLNLPAAEVNARIAAYEKQGVIRGYQAILDEDKLDLDTVTAVIEVRVTPQREGGFNTIADRISKFPEVRSAYLMSGAYDLLLFVEGKNLRQVAAFVSEKLSPLEGVLSTSTHFMLKTYKRLGVLMHQETSDERLSVAP; from the coding sequence ATGGATGAACTGCTGAAAATTCTCGGAGCCAATGCGCTCGAATCGCGCGAGAACATCGCGCGGATGTTGAACCTCCCCGCCGCCGAAGTGAACGCCCGCATCGCCGCCTACGAGAAGCAGGGTGTCATTCGCGGTTATCAGGCCATCCTCGACGAGGACAAGCTCGACCTCGACACCGTCACCGCCGTCATCGAAGTGAGGGTTACGCCCCAGCGCGAAGGCGGGTTTAACACCATCGCGGACCGCATCAGCAAGTTCCCCGAGGTGCGTTCTGCGTATCTCATGAGCGGCGCCTACGATTTGTTGTTGTTCGTCGAGGGCAAGAACCTGCGCCAGGTCGCGGCGTTCGTGAGCGAGAAGCTGTCGCCGCTCGAAGGCGTGCTGTCCACCTCCACCCATTTCATGCTGAAGACCTACAAGCGGCTCGGCGTGCTCATGCATCAGGAAACCTCCGATGAACGCCTCAGTGTCGCTCCGTAA
- a CDS encoding DEAD/DEAH box helicase family protein, with amino-acid sequence MNNEFFPPRPTSRPTIYAYEDSNPELKGLLKVGYTTKTAQERVAAQYPTLRPGRLPYRILVEEPAMRGDGTVFMDHDVHRYLRMTGIRNEGGEWFKCTPAEVVAAIVAVRNGMLDGENRSLDFQMRPEQADAVEKTAAFFKRSKKEDPKKTPHFLWNAKMRFGKTFAAYQLARKMGWRRILVLTFKPAVQSAWEEDLKCHVDFKGWQFISPGGLSYEDADRKKPFVCFGSFQDYLGRNPSTGGIKTKNEWVHATHWDCIILDEYHYGAWRESAKDLFEAEDARELEFAESKDMERFDEAEMPITTNAYLYLSGTPFRAIASGEFIEEQIFNWTYSDEQRAKLNWKGADNPYAALPRMVLLTYQLPDAIREIALQGEFNEFDLNVFFSAEGLGGEAKFKFANEVQKWLDLIRGAFMATTVDNLKLGAQKPPMPFSDARLLNILSHTLWFLPSVASCHAMRNLLTKRQNKFYHDYKVVVAAGSAAGIGVDALPPVLEAMDEPLNSKTITLSCGKLTTGVTVRPWTGILMLRNSSSPETYFQAAFRVQSPWTVKNSDGQSPNEEQIIKEECYVFDFAPDRALRQIADYGCRLNVNESNPEKKVEEFIRFLPVLAYDGSSMKQIDAAGILDMAMSGTTATLLARRWESALLVNVDNETLQRLMSNKAAMDALMSIEGFRALNQDIETIINKSEAVKKARREANDEELTPKQKKELTEAEKEYKSKRKQIQEKLIKFATRVPVFMYLTDYRERCLKDVITQLEPGLFKKVTALSIKDFELLVSLGVFNSALMNDAVYKFKRYEDASLSYTGINKHGENDVGLFDTVITAKEFGAAVVNQSAV; translated from the coding sequence ATGAATAATGAGTTTTTTCCACCGCGTCCCACATCGCGCCCCACCATCTACGCCTACGAGGACAGCAATCCTGAACTCAAGGGATTGTTAAAGGTCGGTTACACCACCAAGACAGCGCAAGAACGTGTCGCTGCTCAATACCCCACACTCCGGCCCGGAAGATTGCCGTATCGGATTCTGGTCGAGGAGCCGGCGATGCGTGGGGACGGCACCGTGTTCATGGACCATGACGTCCACCGCTATCTGCGGATGACAGGAATCAGGAACGAGGGCGGCGAGTGGTTCAAATGCACGCCGGCAGAGGTTGTAGCCGCCATCGTTGCCGTGCGGAACGGCATGTTGGATGGCGAGAATCGCAGCCTCGATTTCCAGATGCGGCCAGAGCAAGCCGATGCAGTTGAGAAAACCGCTGCCTTTTTCAAGCGCTCCAAAAAGGAAGACCCGAAAAAGACGCCGCACTTCCTCTGGAACGCGAAAATGCGGTTCGGCAAAACCTTCGCCGCGTATCAGCTCGCCAGGAAGATGGGCTGGCGCAGAATCCTCGTGCTGACCTTCAAGCCAGCCGTGCAAAGCGCCTGGGAGGAGGACTTGAAGTGCCACGTTGATTTCAAAGGCTGGCAATTCATTTCGCCGGGCGGTTTGTCATACGAAGACGCCGACAGGAAAAAGCCGTTCGTCTGCTTCGGCTCGTTCCAGGATTACCTCGGCAGAAACCCCAGCACCGGTGGCATCAAAACCAAGAACGAGTGGGTCCACGCGACGCATTGGGACTGCATCATCCTCGACGAGTATCACTACGGTGCCTGGCGGGAGAGCGCCAAAGATTTGTTCGAGGCGGAAGATGCGCGGGAACTGGAGTTCGCCGAGAGCAAGGACATGGAGAGGTTTGATGAGGCTGAGATGCCCATCACCACGAACGCCTACCTGTATCTTTCCGGCACTCCGTTCCGCGCCATCGCGTCCGGTGAATTCATTGAGGAGCAGATCTTCAACTGGACGTATTCGGACGAGCAGCGCGCCAAGCTGAATTGGAAGGGTGCGGACAATCCCTATGCCGCGCTGCCGCGCATGGTGCTGTTGACCTACCAATTGCCGGATGCGATTCGGGAGATCGCGTTGCAAGGCGAGTTCAACGAGTTCGACTTGAATGTCTTCTTCTCCGCCGAGGGCCTTGGAGGCGAAGCGAAGTTCAAATTCGCGAATGAAGTTCAGAAGTGGTTGGACCTGATTCGCGGCGCGTTCATGGCAACGACCGTGGATAATCTGAAGCTTGGCGCGCAAAAGCCGCCGATGCCTTTTTCCGACGCGCGCCTGCTGAACATCCTGTCACACACGCTCTGGTTCCTGCCGAGCGTCGCTTCGTGCCATGCGATGCGCAATCTGCTCACGAAACGGCAAAACAAATTTTACCACGATTACAAAGTCGTCGTTGCCGCCGGCAGCGCGGCGGGAATTGGCGTTGACGCACTTCCGCCGGTGCTGGAGGCGATGGATGAGCCGCTGAACTCAAAGACCATAACGCTCTCGTGCGGCAAGTTGACGACGGGTGTAACCGTCCGACCGTGGACGGGAATCCTGATGCTGCGCAACTCGTCCAGCCCCGAGACATATTTCCAGGCCGCGTTCCGCGTTCAGTCGCCGTGGACGGTCAAGAATTCCGACGGCCAGTCGCCCAACGAGGAACAAATCATCAAAGAGGAATGTTACGTCTTCGACTTTGCGCCGGATCGAGCGTTGCGCCAAATCGCTGATTACGGTTGCCGGTTGAACGTGAACGAATCCAACCCGGAAAAGAAGGTTGAGGAGTTCATCCGGTTTCTGCCGGTGCTCGCCTACGACGGCAGTTCCATGAAGCAGATAGACGCGGCGGGCATCCTGGACATGGCCATGAGCGGCACGACAGCGACGCTGCTCGCGCGCCGGTGGGAAAGTGCATTACTGGTGAACGTTGATAACGAAACGCTCCAACGCTTGATGAGCAACAAGGCCGCGATGGATGCGCTCATGAGCATCGAGGGGTTCCGCGCGTTGAATCAGGACATCGAGACCATCATCAACAAGTCAGAGGCAGTGAAAAAAGCCCGGCGTGAAGCGAATGACGAAGAGTTGACGCCGAAGCAGAAAAAGGAACTGACGGAGGCGGAGAAAGAATACAAGAGCAAGCGGAAGCAGATTCAGGAAAAACTCATCAAGTTCGCCACGCGCGTGCCGGTGTTTATGTATTTGACCGATTACCGTGAGCGATGCCTGAAAGATGTTATCACGCAGCTTGAGCCCGGCTTGTTCAAGAAGGTGACGGCGCTGTCGATCAAAGATTTTGAATTGCTGGTCAGTCTCGGTGTGTTCAATAGCGCGCTGATGAACGACGCCGTTTACAAATTTAAGCGATACGAAGATGCGAGCCTGAGCTACACGGGAATCAACAAGCATGGCGAAAACGATGTCGGCCTCTTCGATACCGTAATTACCGCCAAGGAATTTGGGGCCGCTGTTGTCAATCAGTCTGCGGTTTAA